The Chloroflexia bacterium SDU3-3 genome has a segment encoding these proteins:
- a CDS encoding organic hydroperoxide resistance protein: protein MTTEKVLYATSATVQGGREGKVTSADGHLELQLSTPKELGGNGGQGTNPEQLFAAGYSACFQSALGLVARRERIDTSNSTITGSVTLHPNGDGGFKLGVALEVTIPGVEQRVGEHLLELAHKVCPYSNAVRGNVDVELTFIEG, encoded by the coding sequence ATGACCACTGAGAAAGTTCTCTACGCAACATCGGCTACGGTCCAGGGCGGGCGCGAAGGCAAGGTGACATCGGCGGATGGGCACCTGGAGCTGCAGCTGAGCACCCCCAAGGAGCTGGGCGGCAACGGCGGCCAGGGCACCAACCCCGAGCAGCTGTTCGCGGCGGGCTACTCGGCCTGTTTCCAGAGCGCCCTGGGCCTGGTGGCGCGGCGCGAGCGCATCGACACCAGCAACTCGACGATCACCGGCAGCGTGACGCTGCACCCCAACGGCGACGGTGGGTTCAAGCTGGGCGTGGCGCTGGAGGTGACGATCCCCGGCGTGGAGCAGCGCGTCGGCGAGCACCTGCTGGAGCTGGCCCACAAGGTCTGCCCCTACAGCAACGCGGTGCGCGGCAACGTGGATGTGGAGCTGACCTTCATCGAGGGCTAG
- a CDS encoding ligase translates to MDSSTTEPNVARLLPWSIDPTDTYLASGIAMLAQLEHQATPALRWSRVAPASLILGSSQRVGELDLAACAQAGLAIHRRASGGGIVLNEDMLQLDIALPRSHPLATDDVTESYRWVGEAWADAFAALGVATQALAVPAAREDTRSRDPLLRHVCFGGQSPYEVMVGGRKLVGLAQIRRRGNALFQIGIYTRWQPQRNAELLALAPPDRERLAELLGQRVIGLEELGPQPSADVVIASFERALAQRTGMRLQPDAWRDTERAALERERGRFAALAAEDAG, encoded by the coding sequence GTGGATTCTTCAACAACCGAACCCAACGTCGCGCGGCTGCTGCCATGGAGCATCGACCCCACCGACACCTACCTCGCCAGCGGCATCGCCATGCTGGCCCAGCTGGAGCACCAGGCCACGCCCGCGCTCCGCTGGTCGCGCGTCGCCCCCGCATCGCTCATCCTCGGCTCGTCGCAGCGGGTGGGCGAGCTAGACCTGGCCGCATGCGCCCAGGCCGGGCTGGCCATCCACCGCCGGGCCAGCGGCGGTGGCATTGTACTGAACGAGGACATGCTGCAGCTCGACATCGCTCTGCCGCGCAGCCACCCGCTTGCCACCGACGATGTGACCGAGTCGTACCGCTGGGTGGGCGAGGCCTGGGCCGATGCTTTCGCGGCGCTGGGGGTGGCCACGCAGGCCCTGGCCGTGCCCGCCGCCCGCGAGGACACCCGCAGCCGCGACCCGCTGCTGCGCCACGTGTGCTTCGGCGGCCAGTCGCCCTACGAGGTGATGGTGGGGGGGCGCAAGCTGGTGGGGCTGGCCCAGATCCGGCGGCGCGGCAACGCCCTGTTCCAGATCGGCATCTACACCCGCTGGCAGCCGCAACGCAACGCCGAGCTGCTGGCCCTGGCCCCGCCCGACCGCGAGCGCCTAGCCGAGCTGCTGGGCCAGCGCGTGATCGGGCTGGAGGAGCTGGGGCCGCAGCCCAGCGCCGATGTTGTGATCGCCAGCTTCGAGCGGGCCTTGGCGCAGCGCACCGGCATGCGGCTGCAGCCCGATGCGTGGCGCGACACGGAGCGGGCAGCGCTGGAGCGCGAGCGTGGGCGCTTCGCGGCCCTCGCCGCCGAGGACGCAGGATAG
- a CDS encoding STAS domain-containing protein gives MGGVFFSLEISWFERSEVPMRLRLSTWLNTLPPIANPIEQQQAPSLLIFMAMLASAAGLWTFLPLLTAGTGIGLILGILAGIIVVIGSVSGIVVLRKGHFTPSVIITLASLTVGVTLTIWVWGTDTSVGMLPVFLMNVTLAGMLAERKLLLGTAIVSVVIILLLFFADSLLPHTVGIAPLRGDQRILSIGTIILTIGVEVALFLQAGASLRRLLQRTLQREFELDQLRASLEQTVITRTASLQRALRDVEVREAALQQAMDALQSSQQTLRALSTPIVPVLPGILIVPLIGELDSSRSRMMMEQVLARVREEQASQVIIDITGVPLVDTEIARTLIDIGTALRLLGCDVILVGIRPEVAQTLISLNLSFGSIATFSDLQAAVLRLLPRQA, from the coding sequence ATGGGTGGTGTTTTCTTTTCCCTCGAGATCAGCTGGTTTGAACGAAGCGAGGTCCCCATGCGGCTGCGCCTGTCCACCTGGCTCAACACCCTCCCGCCGATCGCAAACCCGATCGAGCAGCAGCAAGCCCCGTCGCTGCTAATCTTTATGGCCATGCTCGCCAGCGCCGCCGGGCTCTGGACCTTCCTACCGCTGCTGACCGCTGGCACCGGCATCGGGCTGATCTTGGGCATCCTGGCAGGCATAATTGTGGTGATCGGCAGCGTCAGCGGCATCGTGGTGCTGCGAAAAGGCCACTTCACGCCTTCGGTTATCATCACGCTCGCCAGCCTGACCGTCGGCGTCACGCTGACCATCTGGGTCTGGGGAACAGACACCAGCGTGGGCATGCTGCCGGTGTTCCTGATGAATGTGACCCTGGCGGGCATGCTGGCCGAGCGAAAGCTGCTGCTGGGCACCGCCATTGTCTCTGTAGTCATCATCCTGCTGCTATTTTTCGCCGACTCGCTGCTCCCGCACACTGTGGGCATCGCACCACTGCGCGGCGACCAGCGGATCTTGAGCATCGGCACGATCATCCTGACGATCGGCGTGGAGGTGGCGCTGTTCCTCCAGGCCGGGGCATCGCTGCGCCGCCTGCTGCAGCGCACGCTCCAGCGCGAGTTCGAGCTGGATCAGCTGCGCGCATCGCTGGAGCAGACGGTGATCACGCGCACAGCCTCGCTGCAGCGGGCGCTGCGCGATGTGGAGGTACGCGAGGCGGCGCTGCAGCAGGCCATGGATGCGCTGCAATCATCGCAGCAGACCCTGCGCGCGCTGAGCACGCCGATCGTGCCGGTGCTGCCGGGCATCCTGATCGTGCCGCTGATCGGCGAGCTAGACAGCAGCCGCAGCCGGATGATGATGGAGCAGGTGCTGGCCAGGGTGCGCGAGGAGCAGGCCAGCCAGGTGATCATCGATATCACCGGCGTGCCGCTAGTGGACACGGAGATCGCGCGCACCCTGATCGATATTGGCACGGCCCTGCGCCTGCTGGGCTGCGATGTCATCCTGGTGGGCATCCGCCCCGAGGTAGCGCAGACGCTGATCTCGCTAAACCTGAGCTTCGGATCGATCGCGACCTTCAGCGACCTTCAGGCGGCGGTGCTGCGGCTGCTGCCACGGCAGGCATAG
- a CDS encoding dynein regulation protein LC7, giving the protein MATRQEQILQVLEQLATNSGSDVSGAVAVSTDGIVLASRMSTDINADRVGAVAATMIGVTKRVSGELKIGTTEETIIKASNGLFMVLPAGTQSLLAVNLREGANLGMVRIEARDAAAAIGKII; this is encoded by the coding sequence ATGGCAACTCGGCAGGAACAAATCCTCCAAGTGCTGGAGCAGCTCGCCACCAACTCTGGAAGCGATGTCTCGGGTGCCGTCGCCGTCAGCACCGACGGCATTGTGCTGGCATCCCGCATGTCGACCGATATCAACGCCGACCGCGTCGGCGCAGTGGCCGCCACCATGATCGGTGTGACCAAGCGTGTCTCGGGCGAGCTGAAGATCGGCACGACCGAGGAGACCATCATCAAGGCATCGAACGGGCTGTTCATGGTGCTGCCCGCCGGGACGCAAAGCCTACTGGCCGTAAACCTGCGCGAGGGCGCAAACCTCGGAATGGTGCGCATCGAGGCCCGCGACGCCGCCGCCGCCATCGGCAAGATCATCTAG
- a CDS encoding STAS domain-containing protein gives MNIVHALTPRNWRLRTRLLAMLLVFTLLPLVLVNVFSIRQSSNALTNAISSDYEVSSRTRANRISEIFIDQVRLLELLSANDRLVPAVRAANSNYPSNSATARINVEGTEKDWLAASDDDFLVQQYVDGPIADDLRKFMSLVPGMIDVFFTDKYGAMVASTRRMQHFDMYHEEWWQSAWNDDNGAIYIKVGQLDRPEEGQGIILAIPILSSTTNQPIGVLRASYSFVMVQNILSQYASPDLPDTLVVDRDNKILASTNAALIGKQGPVATEAVSANVAYGENSLQDDGDELFFAESKLPTIPDVPAISELGWRVITVQERSIAFAPVMAQITSALLTGVVVLLTALGAAFFFGSRLSAPLMQLASLAQAGDLGTIAARVGQGGRDEIELLGQSLQDFARRLLRSQEDIAAINRGLEQTVEERTVELRQMVGEQEELLSTQKQLLAQIADMSIPVLPVVKGVVVIPLIGSIDSGRASLLADRLLEGVELEQARVILLDITGVPIVDSQVAAALLQAIHAARLLGAHTILVGVRPEIAQALVSLGIDLGDVKTTASLQEGLRRAQALVQRKTILA, from the coding sequence ATGAACATCGTACATGCTCTTACCCCACGCAACTGGCGGCTGCGCACTCGCCTGCTTGCCATGCTTTTGGTCTTCACCCTGCTGCCGCTGGTGCTGGTGAATGTCTTCAGCATCCGCCAGTCGAGCAATGCGCTCACCAATGCCATCAGCTCGGACTACGAGGTCTCCTCACGAACTCGGGCAAATCGCATCTCCGAGATATTCATCGATCAGGTGCGCCTGCTCGAGCTGCTCTCGGCGAATGATCGGCTGGTGCCAGCGGTGCGGGCAGCCAACAGCAACTACCCATCGAATAGCGCAACTGCCCGCATCAATGTTGAGGGTACCGAGAAAGATTGGCTCGCTGCATCCGACGATGATTTTCTGGTGCAGCAGTATGTGGATGGGCCGATAGCCGATGATCTGCGGAAGTTCATGTCGCTGGTGCCTGGCATGATCGACGTGTTCTTCACCGATAAGTATGGGGCGATGGTGGCCAGCACGCGGCGCATGCAGCATTTTGATATGTACCACGAAGAGTGGTGGCAGTCGGCTTGGAATGATGACAACGGCGCTATCTATATCAAGGTAGGGCAGCTGGATCGCCCCGAGGAAGGCCAGGGGATCATTCTTGCCATTCCGATCCTTAGCTCGACAACAAATCAGCCGATCGGGGTTCTTCGCGCCTCGTACAGCTTTGTGATGGTGCAGAACATCCTCTCGCAGTATGCATCGCCCGATCTTCCCGATACGCTAGTGGTCGATCGTGACAATAAGATATTGGCGAGCACCAATGCCGCGCTGATCGGCAAGCAAGGCCCAGTGGCCACCGAGGCAGTGAGTGCGAATGTCGCGTATGGCGAGAACTCGCTTCAAGATGATGGCGATGAGCTCTTTTTTGCCGAAAGTAAACTGCCGACGATCCCGGATGTGCCGGCGATCAGCGAGCTTGGCTGGCGGGTGATCACGGTGCAGGAGCGCTCGATCGCCTTTGCCCCGGTGATGGCGCAGATCACAAGCGCGCTGCTTACGGGCGTAGTGGTGTTGCTCACCGCGCTGGGTGCGGCCTTCTTCTTTGGCAGCCGCCTCTCGGCACCGCTGATGCAGCTGGCCTCGCTGGCGCAGGCGGGTGATCTGGGCACGATCGCCGCGCGTGTGGGCCAGGGTGGCCGCGACGAGATCGAGCTGCTGGGCCAGAGCTTGCAAGATTTCGCACGGCGGCTGCTGCGCTCGCAGGAGGATATTGCGGCGATCAACCGCGGGCTTGAGCAAACGGTCGAGGAGCGCACCGTCGAGCTTCGCCAGATGGTGGGCGAGCAGGAGGAGCTGCTTTCAACACAAAAGCAGCTGCTCGCCCAGATCGCCGATATGTCGATCCCTGTGCTGCCTGTGGTTAAGGGCGTGGTGGTCATACCGTTGATCGGCAGCATCGACAGCGGTCGCGCCTCGCTGCTGGCCGATCGGCTGCTCGAAGGCGTCGAGCTTGAGCAGGCCCGTGTGATCCTGCTCGACATTACAGGCGTGCCGATTGTGGATAGCCAAGTTGCCGCAGCGCTGCTGCAGGCCATCCATGCGGCACGCCTGCTGGGCGCCCATACCATCCTGGTGGGCGTGCGCCCCGAGATCGCGCAGGCTCTGGTCAGCCTTGGTATCGACCTCGGCGATGTGAAGACGACCGCCTCGCTGCAGGAAGGGCTGCGCAGGGCACAGGCCCTGGTGCAGCGCAAGACTATTCTGGCATAA
- a CDS encoding glycosyltransferase family 2 protein: MGKRIGIFVIAYNAESTLQTVLTRIPAAIVDKVEEIFVIDDCSTDRTYEVGQSYAAGPAAKKLTVHRNAVNQMYGGNQKRGYQYAMERGLDIVVLLHGDGQYAPEVMQALLDPLERGQAEMVMGSRMMIPGAARRGRMPLYKFVGNKILSWTQNFLLGSRFTEFHSGYRAYATSALRSLDFSQMTDSWHFDTQIILNFLRRGYRIVEVPIPTYYGDEICHVNGVPYAFECIKATAAYAWNNRFKPWLALRPTHRSAE; the protein is encoded by the coding sequence ATGGGGAAGCGTATTGGCATCTTTGTGATCGCCTATAATGCGGAATCCACCCTGCAGACGGTGCTTACCCGTATTCCTGCGGCGATCGTTGACAAAGTAGAGGAGATCTTTGTCATTGACGATTGCAGCACCGATCGGACGTATGAGGTGGGGCAGAGCTATGCTGCTGGTCCGGCGGCGAAGAAGCTTACGGTGCATCGCAATGCGGTAAACCAGATGTATGGCGGAAACCAGAAGCGCGGGTATCAGTATGCGATGGAGCGCGGGCTGGACATTGTGGTGCTGCTCCATGGCGATGGTCAGTATGCGCCCGAGGTGATGCAGGCGCTGCTTGACCCGCTGGAGCGCGGCCAAGCCGAGATGGTGATGGGGTCGCGGATGATGATCCCAGGGGCGGCGCGGCGGGGCCGAATGCCGCTCTATAAATTTGTGGGCAATAAGATTCTCTCGTGGACGCAAAATTTCCTGCTGGGCAGCCGCTTCACCGAGTTTCACTCGGGCTATCGCGCCTATGCCACTAGCGCGCTGCGCTCGCTCGATTTTTCACAGATGACCGATAGCTGGCACTTTGATACGCAGATCATCCTGAACTTTCTGCGGCGTGGCTACCGGATCGTAGAGGTTCCGATCCCGACGTACTATGGTGATGAGATCTGCCATGTGAATGGAGTGCCCTATGCCTTCGAGTGCATCAAAGCCACAGCCGCCTATGCCTGGAATAACCGATTTAAACCCTGGCTGGCACTACGTCCAACACACCGATCCGCAGAGTAG
- a CDS encoding acetylxylan esterase → MHDILPPLDSYKAIYQHAPRSFSAPAPSSSLAQWGQWRTALRLRLRQLLGGLAGERGPAPQAVFSAPTAHQGYTRQHVIFESAPGEQVPAWLLVPDGLAGPAAAALAIPGHSYSVDDTVGIAANGSERATPEGFHQDFAVALCRRGLVVLAPELRGFGRRREPGDIAADGGGNSCRAAAWWGIMLGRPLLGSRVWDSLRAFDLLRSLPQVDAGRVGVMGGSGGGAVAMLAAALEPQIRATVIASYFCSFAQSILAIDHCACNYIPGLLAEAEAYDIAALIAPRPLLIESGDADPIFPIAGVRDAYGRLAESYAALGASDQLGLLVFPGGHQICGQRAYDWLPQQLS, encoded by the coding sequence ATGCACGATATTCTTCCGCCGCTTGACAGCTATAAAGCCATCTACCAGCACGCCCCGCGTTCATTTTCCGCCCCCGCGCCATCCAGCAGCCTGGCCCAGTGGGGCCAGTGGCGCACCGCGCTGCGCCTGCGCCTGCGCCAGCTGCTGGGCGGGCTTGCTGGCGAGCGCGGCCCGGCCCCCCAGGCCGTGTTTTCCGCCCCCACGGCCCACCAGGGCTACACCCGCCAGCATGTGATCTTCGAGAGCGCGCCGGGCGAGCAGGTTCCCGCCTGGCTGCTGGTGCCCGATGGCCTGGCGGGGCCTGCTGCGGCGGCGCTGGCCATCCCTGGCCACAGCTACAGCGTGGATGACACCGTGGGCATCGCCGCCAACGGCAGCGAGCGCGCTACCCCCGAGGGCTTCCACCAAGATTTTGCCGTGGCGCTGTGCCGCAGGGGGCTGGTGGTGCTGGCCCCCGAGCTGCGCGGCTTCGGGCGGCGGCGCGAGCCGGGCGACATCGCCGCCGATGGGGGCGGCAACTCGTGCCGCGCGGCAGCCTGGTGGGGCATCATGCTGGGCAGGCCGCTGCTGGGCAGCCGCGTGTGGGACAGCCTGCGGGCCTTCGACCTGCTGCGATCATTGCCGCAGGTGGATGCGGGCCGGGTCGGCGTGATGGGCGGCTCGGGCGGCGGCGCGGTGGCGATGCTGGCCGCCGCGCTGGAGCCGCAGATCCGCGCCACGGTGATCGCCAGCTACTTCTGCAGCTTCGCCCAGAGCATCCTGGCCATCGACCACTGCGCCTGCAACTACATCCCCGGCCTGCTTGCCGAGGCCGAGGCCTACGACATCGCCGCGCTGATCGCCCCACGCCCCCTGCTGATCGAGTCGGGCGATGCCGACCCGATCTTTCCCATCGCTGGCGTGCGCGACGCCTATGGGCGGCTGGCCGAATCCTACGCGGCGCTGGGCGCGAGCGATCAGCTGGGCCTCTTGGTCTTCCCTGGCGGCCACCAGATCTGCGGGCAGCGGGCCTACGACTGGCTCCCGCAGCAGCTTTCCTAG
- a CDS encoding TetR/AcrR family transcriptional regulator: protein MLEKRKVQDVHEARNTQQDIIDTATVLMMHSGYNAFSYADIAEQIGIRKASIHYHFPGKSDLARSVVERYRTDARVGVEMVIDTTPSPLEQLERYVSFYDQEFQGKPRMCLCALLAAEMLTLPEDVRAEVQLFYQEQESLLARILQAGRAAGELHFAEPPELAAQLLLAALEGAMLAARAYTSIDRLRMLNRSIVQRYRAA from the coding sequence GTGCTTGAGAAGAGAAAGGTTCAGGACGTGCACGAGGCGCGCAATACACAACAAGATATCATCGATACGGCAACCGTGCTGATGATGCATAGCGGGTATAACGCGTTTAGCTACGCCGATATCGCCGAGCAGATCGGCATCCGCAAGGCGAGCATTCACTACCACTTCCCAGGCAAGAGCGATCTGGCCCGCAGCGTGGTCGAGCGCTACCGCACCGACGCCCGCGTGGGGGTCGAGATGGTCATCGACACCACGCCCAGCCCGCTAGAGCAGCTTGAGCGCTATGTCTCATTCTACGACCAAGAGTTCCAGGGCAAGCCGCGCATGTGCCTGTGCGCTCTGCTGGCCGCCGAGATGCTGACGCTGCCCGAGGATGTGCGCGCCGAGGTCCAGCTGTTCTACCAAGAGCAGGAGTCGCTGCTGGCGCGGATTCTCCAGGCTGGCCGTGCTGCTGGCGAGCTGCACTTCGCCGAGCCGCCCGAATTGGCCGCCCAGCTGCTGCTGGCCGCGCTTGAGGGCGCGATGCTAGCTGCCCGCGCCTATACCAGCATCGATCGCCTGCGCATGCTCAATCGGTCCATTGTTCAGCGCTACCGCGCTGCGTAA
- a CDS encoding YfhO family protein translates to MSVARILTMRRVGWMTWRDVAPPLAVALLPFVLFFSLSIGRSTFYVHDVQLYFYPYHAVSANIARGGDLPLWNPYAFSGIPLVGDGQTAMFYPPNWVFFVLPGALALSYAILLQFSIAGVGMYFCALGLGARRFAAVFAALAFMFCGMMTARVVHLSIMSGVALVPWLVLCVDRALGVGYGWPTPSVGRWRWLLAAAAVAALQAVAGHPQVPVYTGVAMGFLLLFRLIEVPFLHGARGLLRALWALPLRLAGVYLLGYALAAIQLVPWVELGMASPRAANATFEFVMDKSSAGADWLLFLFPYIFGSQLPGPFADRPMSISLAVRSWEHSAYVGIPTLALAGVGVLLLAVRTWSLAFSWVRSSWRLPTARHAEAHTWFSLVFLVFLVLVGALTAAGDHTPFGWVVYALPVVGKLRAVERALVLVDVALPLLAALGMQWLADAPGRRVAARVASALAGVAIVALPGLALWLIHRRAQSVGVVPNIEYLADFARTDVSQWLPLGLGVLTCTLLVLWAVRRPGLVSQSWMVAVLLLDMGVYAMYYNPTTAASLFSTRPDVLQALGGDGQPFRKATALSYTNALPNRAAQEALSVSWAMVYGVEDMNGFNSLQPRRYTDYVFGTDQEDVSYGFLTNPRLFQPDSPILSSLNVRYVLVPTSLPPPLLGDHLKLAYSNSDVQVYENTLVWPRAYFAERVRGEPDPQAVLRTVTAPGFDGRREALVESAQPPQLADATGPATVEIRSSRPNSMELATQTSEPRLLVLSEMYFPGWRAYVDGVEVPIERTNYLFRGVVVPAGEHQVRFVYQPLSVLIGLLISLAAWAVVALIWWRTRQRRA, encoded by the coding sequence ATGAGTGTCGCGCGGATTCTGACGATGCGCCGAGTGGGCTGGATGACGTGGCGCGATGTCGCGCCACCGCTGGCCGTGGCGCTTCTGCCTTTTGTGCTGTTTTTCTCGCTCTCGATAGGCCGCAGCACCTTCTATGTCCATGATGTCCAGCTGTATTTCTACCCCTACCATGCGGTGAGTGCGAATATCGCGCGGGGTGGCGATCTGCCGCTGTGGAACCCGTATGCGTTCAGCGGCATTCCGCTGGTGGGCGATGGCCAGACGGCGATGTTCTACCCGCCTAACTGGGTATTTTTTGTGCTCCCTGGCGCGCTGGCGTTGAGCTATGCGATATTGCTGCAGTTCAGCATCGCGGGCGTGGGGATGTACTTCTGCGCGCTTGGGCTAGGCGCTCGCCGGTTCGCGGCGGTGTTTGCCGCGCTGGCATTTATGTTCTGCGGGATGATGACGGCGCGGGTGGTGCACCTTTCGATCATGAGCGGGGTGGCGCTGGTACCGTGGCTGGTGCTCTGCGTGGATCGTGCGCTGGGCGTGGGCTACGGCTGGCCCACGCCGTCGGTGGGGCGCTGGCGCTGGCTGCTAGCGGCGGCGGCGGTGGCGGCGCTGCAGGCGGTGGCCGGGCACCCGCAGGTGCCGGTCTACACCGGGGTGGCAATGGGCTTTCTGCTGCTGTTTCGGCTGATCGAGGTGCCGTTTCTCCATGGCGCTCGCGGGCTGCTGCGGGCGCTGTGGGCGCTGCCGCTGCGCCTGGCTGGGGTCTACCTGCTGGGCTACGCGCTAGCGGCCATTCAGCTGGTGCCCTGGGTGGAGCTGGGCATGGCGTCGCCGCGCGCAGCTAATGCGACCTTTGAGTTTGTGATGGACAAGAGCTCGGCTGGAGCCGACTGGCTGCTTTTCCTCTTCCCCTATATCTTCGGCTCGCAGCTGCCTGGCCCGTTTGCTGATCGCCCGATGTCGATCAGCCTCGCGGTGCGCAGCTGGGAGCATAGCGCCTATGTGGGCATCCCCACGCTGGCGCTGGCAGGGGTGGGTGTGCTGCTGCTGGCGGTGCGGACATGGAGCCTGGCGTTCAGCTGGGTGCGATCTAGCTGGCGTCTGCCGACGGCCCGCCACGCCGAGGCGCACACCTGGTTCAGCCTAGTGTTTCTGGTGTTTTTGGTGCTGGTGGGTGCGCTGACGGCGGCGGGCGATCATACACCGTTTGGCTGGGTAGTCTACGCCCTGCCGGTGGTGGGCAAGCTGCGGGCGGTCGAGCGCGCCCTGGTGCTGGTGGATGTGGCCCTGCCGCTGCTAGCGGCGCTGGGCATGCAGTGGCTGGCCGATGCCCCTGGTCGGCGGGTGGCGGCTCGCGTGGCCTCGGCGCTGGCTGGGGTGGCGATCGTGGCCCTGCCTGGGCTGGCCCTGTGGCTGATCCATCGGCGGGCGCAGTCGGTTGGGGTGGTGCCGAACATTGAGTATCTGGCGGATTTCGCACGCACGGATGTGTCGCAGTGGCTGCCGCTGGGCCTGGGTGTGCTGACCTGCACCCTGCTGGTGCTGTGGGCGGTTCGTCGGCCTGGGCTGGTCAGCCAGAGCTGGATGGTGGCGGTGCTGCTGCTGGATATGGGCGTGTACGCGATGTACTACAACCCCACCACGGCGGCCTCGCTGTTTTCTACCCGGCCCGATGTGCTGCAGGCCTTGGGCGGCGACGGCCAGCCGTTCCGCAAGGCGACCGCGCTGTCGTACACCAACGCGCTGCCGAATCGGGCGGCCCAGGAGGCGCTCTCGGTGAGCTGGGCGATGGTGTACGGCGTGGAGGATATGAACGGGTTTAACTCGCTGCAGCCGCGCCGCTATACCGACTATGTGTTTGGCACCGATCAGGAAGATGTCTCGTATGGCTTTCTGACCAACCCGCGCCTGTTTCAGCCAGACAGCCCGATCCTTTCTTCGCTGAACGTGCGCTATGTGCTGGTGCCGACCAGCTTGCCGCCGCCTTTGTTAGGCGATCATCTAAAGCTGGCGTATAGCAATAGCGACGTACAGGTGTACGAGAACACGCTGGTGTGGCCACGCGCCTACTTTGCCGAGCGGGTGCGCGGCGAGCCCGACCCGCAGGCGGTGCTACGCACGGTGACGGCCCCCGGCTTCGATGGCCGCCGCGAGGCCCTGGTCGAGTCGGCGCAGCCGCCGCAGCTAGCCGATGCCACCGGCCCAGCAACGGTGGAGATTCGCTCGTCGCGCCCGAACAGCATGGAGCTGGCGACGCAGACCAGCGAGCCGCGCCTGCTGGTGCTGAGCGAGATGTATTTCCCCGGCTGGCGTGCCTATGTGGATGGTGTTGAGGTGCCGATCGAGCGGACGAACTATCTGTTTCGTGGCGTGGTGGTGCCCGCTGGCGAGCACCAGGTGCGCTTTGTGTACCAGCCGCTGTCGGTGCTGATCGGGCTGCTGATCTCGCTGGCGGCGTGGGCTGTGGTCGCGCTGATCTGGTGGCGCACGCGCCAGCGCCGGGCCTGA
- a CDS encoding class I SAM-dependent methyltransferase: MECPMPSSASKPQPPMPGITDLNPGWHYVQHTDPQSSHQQILALVRRCAPDGPVLDVGAAQGMLGQALGHEFVLDAVEPNPRWAEHARAFYRDVFAARVEDAPLEPGAYAMVVCADVLEHTPDPVAVLGELRQAARPDATFIVSLPNVAHFSARLLLLLGVWPQMERGIFDRTHLHFYTRKTATQMLADAGLQVIYARPTPVPLYMAWPQGWGQGLLSLVMLLQRVALLLSPTLFGFQWVMVARADPAQAVAKR, translated from the coding sequence ATGGAGTGCCCTATGCCTTCGAGTGCATCAAAGCCACAGCCGCCTATGCCTGGAATAACCGATTTAAACCCTGGCTGGCACTACGTCCAACACACCGATCCGCAGAGTAGCCATCAGCAGATCTTGGCGCTGGTGCGCCGCTGTGCGCCAGATGGCCCGGTGCTGGATGTGGGGGCGGCACAGGGCATGCTGGGCCAAGCGCTAGGCCACGAGTTTGTGCTGGATGCGGTGGAGCCGAACCCTCGCTGGGCCGAACACGCGCGAGCCTTCTACCGTGATGTGTTTGCCGCACGGGTGGAGGATGCGCCGCTTGAGCCAGGGGCCTATGCGATGGTGGTGTGCGCCGATGTGCTGGAGCACACGCCCGACCCGGTAGCGGTGCTGGGCGAGCTGCGGCAGGCCGCCCGTCCGGATGCGACGTTCATTGTCTCGCTGCCGAATGTGGCGCATTTTTCGGCGCGGCTGCTGCTGCTGCTGGGGGTCTGGCCGCAGATGGAGCGTGGGATCTTTGATCGTACGCACCTTCATTTCTACACGCGCAAGACGGCCACCCAGATGCTGGCCGATGCGGGGCTGCAGGTGATCTATGCCCGCCCGACGCCGGTGCCGCTCTATATGGCTTGGCCGCAGGGCTGGGGCCAGGGCCTGCTGTCGCTGGTGATGCTCCTACAGCGGGTGGCGCTGCTGCTCAGCCCCACGCTGTTTGGGTTTCAGTGGGTGATGGTGGCGCGCGCTGACCCTGCGCAGGCGGTGGCGAAGCGATGA